A single genomic interval of Mangifera indica cultivar Alphonso chromosome 5, CATAS_Mindica_2.1, whole genome shotgun sequence harbors:
- the LOC123217103 gene encoding myb-related protein 308-like, which yields MGRSPCCSKVGLHRGPWTPREDNLLTKYIQAHGEGRWRSLPKKAGLLRCGKSCRLRWMNYLRPDIKRGNITPDEEDLIIRLHALLGNRWSLIAGRLPGRTDNEIKNYWNTHVSKRLRSQGTDPNTHRKLSDEPISQDARKRRNSKNGNHKKNQNNNNMTVIQPSGEPRKHKVHLPKPIKVTSLVLPMDESFKFNDLFSTVSNGHGELGTEVPPPSFKDRDHGAGYFVGNCDDDIINGSDFEYQISQVFTGENTLDKLYEEYLQILKNKDDEIQLDSLAESFLI from the exons atgggaagGTCTCCTTGTTGTTCTAAGGTTGGGTTGCATAGAGGTCCATGGACTCCAAGAGAAGACAATTTGCTTACCAAATACATTCAAGCACATGGTGAAGGCCGCTGGAGATCCTTGCCTAAAAAAGCTG GGCTTCTTAGGTGTGGAAAGAGTTGCAGATTAAGATGGATGAACTATCTAAGGCCAGATATCAAGAGAGGGAACATAACCCCTGATGAAGAGGATCTTATTATCAGATTGCATGCGCTACTTGGAAATCGATGGTCTCTCATTGCAGGAAGGCTTCCAGGTCGAACCGATAACGAGATAAAGAATTATTGGAACACCCATGTCAGCAAGAGGCTAAGAAGCCAAGGAACCGATCCAAACACCCATAGGAAATTATCAGATGAGCCAATTAGTCAAGATGCTAGGAAGAGAAGAAATAGCAAAAATGGTAACCACAAAAAGAAccagaataataataatatgacgGTGATCCAACCGTCAGGGGAGCCACGAAAGCACAAGGTTCATCTCCCAAAGCCCATTAAGGTCACTTCTTTGGTATTACCAATGGATGAAAGTTTTAagtttaatgatttatttagtACTGTTTCAAATGGCCATGGAGAACTGGGTACAGAAGTTCCTCCTCCTAGTTTCAAAGACAGAGATCATGGAGCTGGGTATTTCGTGGGCAATTGTGATGACGACATAATTAACGGAAGTGATTTCGAGTACCAAATATCTCAGGTATTCACCGGTGAAAACACATTAGACAAGCTTTACGAAGAATATCTGCAGATTTTGAAGAATAAAGATGACGAAATTCAGCTAGATTCACTTGctgaatcatttttaatttga